From the genome of Fibrobacter sp., one region includes:
- the nrdR gene encoding transcriptional repressor NrdR, whose amino-acid sequence MRCPFCSHGEDKVVDSRSSKEGQAVRRRRECLRCGQRFTTYEYIENVSLTIIKNDQRREPYDRQKLMQGIIAACKKRPVSMKKIESIVDKIENLIEKSGKMEVPSQDIGQFVMAELYALDEVAYVRFASVYRKFKDISEFISEVKDIESKGDPLVKGK is encoded by the coding sequence ATGCGATGTCCTTTCTGCAGTCACGGTGAAGATAAAGTAGTGGATTCACGCTCAAGTAAAGAGGGGCAGGCTGTGCGCAGGCGCAGGGAATGTCTCAGATGCGGACAGAGGTTCACAACCTACGAATACATTGAAAATGTATCGCTTACTATTATAAAAAACGATCAGCGCCGTGAGCCTTATGACCGCCAGAAACTCATGCAGGGTATCATTGCGGCATGTAAAAAGAGACCGGTGAGCATGAAAAAAATCGAGAGTATAGTTGATAAAATCGAGAATCTGATAGAGAAGTCCGGAAAAATGGAGGTCCCCAGCCAGGATATAGGACAGTTTGTAATGGCCGAACTCTATGCCCTGGATGAGGTGGCTTATGTAAGGTTTGCTTCTGTGTACCGGAAATTCAAGGATATCAGCGAATTTATCTCTGAAGTAAAGGATATAGAATCCAAAGGGGATCCACTGGTTAAGGGAAAGTAA